DNA from Prunus persica cultivar Lovell chromosome G6, Prunus_persica_NCBIv2, whole genome shotgun sequence:
cctctctcctttGCTCTTcgcctttctttttctcatctGTGTATTATATCTCTCTCATGGCCTCTTCCTTGACATGTAACCTTCGATCGACATGGAAGATGACAAAATCAAGGACCTCATTGCCAATACAACATTATCTTTCTCATCTTGGTGCTACTGTTGCTCTTCTAGCTTTGTCTTGATAAATACCATCTTTGAACAATTCTAAGGGGTACGCTGGTGAAATCCATGTGTGAAACTCAGGCGTATCTTTTCCTGAGGTTGAGATAAAAGCTTATGGCCTGTTTCAGCTTCGGAGAAAATTATATGATGGTGCTCTAAATATAAGTGTCTGTATTCTACCATGTGTATGCTGGCTAAATATATGTTATGATGTGGAGTACCTAGGTCGATGACTTTAATGCCTGGTTGGGGACTGACTCTTAACTGGAAAAAGAACTGTTTGGATGACGGACTGGAGTGCTTATTTTTTCACTCTAGTCTAATCGTGTTTATACTATTTTGTAACTATTTTCTAATGTTATTGTTAAAAGCTTAAGTTGGGTTATCACGAGACTATAATTTCCTCTTAGGTgagtacaagcgatagtctaaactacaaggagATGAGGTTTATACCAAGGCtcgtttggttcacggaacggatttgaggggaaatcactTGCCATGTTGATTCATCATGCCAAGCCTAATAACATCTTGATTCATCAAAGCAAACTCTCATGCTAAGTCTGTGCAACATCAATACACCATCTTCAACTCTTCGTCTAGCTGCCGGAAACATTAGCACAAAACACACAGCCgctggaagaagaacaaagtactCCCTCGGGATGTTTTGGGCCTAGTTCTCGCTAACTCAAAAGAAAGGGGCAATGAATGTTTGATTACCCCAACAAAcccatatgaaatcaaatttttttttttaaaaaaagaatgcatttaatgctatattgtaattctatgGGACAATATAGTCATGCAAAATGTGTATTTAatattggctcattttcccaaactttcatttgaagaggaaaacaaaacccaaataggAAGGAGGGTTTCACTTTCACCCCTACTTTTCCATGTATAAGATAAGACAACGATTTTTCATGCCTGAACTACCAAATAAgagaaagcaattgatttctcattccTAAGTCTCCTTTCctatgaaccaaacggggcctaTAACGTAGGGGATTCAATAACCCTCAAAATATCGTTGGGTAACTAATTTGCCAAACAATCACAATGTACCATTTTAAGggtaaaatacaaattttttaaataaattaacttAAAACTAATTAACAGTTAACAACCCAGTCCActactttttactttttatctTCGCACGTGCCAAGTATCtagtttttgtaaataaaaaaaatttaataaaagaaGAGGAGTTTGTTACACTCAcataaatattcgaatataagACCTTTTTTCACTAAGCTAGGTTCGCAAGAGagtttagttttaatttctgAAAGAAGTAAGAACATCTACTTGCCATTTGGGAGCTCCAAATTGTGATAGTTGGACTTGGTCTAAAATAGGAATTAGCGGTCTTGGTGGCGATAAGAGCGCGACCGGaaaagcctctctctctctctctctctctctctctctcactcagaAATCATCTGATCCATTAGTTATCTGATTTAAAATTAtgcttttattatataaaaagtccctcataaaaaataaaaaaattatatataaaatccctcatttaaaaaaaaaacaattatataaaaagtCAATCCAAAaccgcaaaaaaaaaaaaaaaaacaaaaaaaaaaacgaggcTTTTGGGACGTAATTTCAAATCTGAAGCACAAGGCTTTTGAAAGCCGAATAAACAAACCCCAAACGCAgagaacccaaaaacaaaacaaaaaaaacaaaaaaaaaaaacctaaaccaCACACAAAACGCAGTGGTTGCTTTCTTTTGCCGAGCCACTTCTTGTTGCAGATTCTTCCCTCCCAGCGCTCTTCTGTAAAACGGTAACACCTACCCCTAATTCATATCTTCTCTCACTGTATTTCTCTTGCTCATGCCGTTTCATTagggtttgtttgttgtttggttttttgggtGCGCAGAGCAGATGGATAAGTTCCAGAGGGTGGAGAAGCCCAAGACGGAGGCTGCGCCTATAAACGAGAATGAGATTCGCATAACCGCTCAAGGCAGAATGAGGAACTATATTACTTACGCCACCACTCTCCTTCAGGTTCCTCCTCTTTTTCCTCACTGCTATCCAGCCACAAACATGcccttttaattatttttgtttcctcATTTGTTATGTTCATATTGTACAACACTTTGTGTGTTTGTAGAAAAAAAACTTCTACCCTTGAATGAAAATGACTATTATGTTGGAatatgtaattattttttctgcgtgaaatttccaaattgtttatatcttttttttataattaagtaTGGGGGCAAAGCCCCAAGAAACAGACTACACAAATTGGTAATTGTTTATATCTTTTAGTTCTGCGGGTCTCTCATGGTTTTGAATTgtaccacccaaaaaaaaaacagagagagagagagagagaaaaaaaaaaaaaaaaagtcttatGTTTTTTGGGTTACGGGAAATGGAGTGCCAAGATGACACTTAAACGATCTTTGGGGACTGGAAATCTAACAAAGAAGGATGAAATGAATATGAACTATTTTGTAGGTggaaacattaaaattgatgCTAACATCCAGCAAACATGACAACGGGGTTTTTATTATGTCTGACAAGTTCTAACCTCTATTTGCCTAAAAACTACCACTTGTTTCCGATATCCATGTCAAACTTTAATCCTACACATTTGTGGGCATAGATTGgattaagtttttatttgattgcAAACATACTCTTCCCTCTCTTCTGGTCCATGTATTGTCACATGTTTAATTTGCAGTAGTTCTATATACATATTTGTTACTTTTTTGCTTTGGGTTTTCACAATTGAGGTAGAAGTTGCAACTTCAACTGCCTCCCATTGTTTCTGTCTGTGGTTAGTATTTTTCCACATTAAATCCTTTTTTTGGGCTCTAccttaaaaaatttgtatcTTCTGTAGGAGAAAGGGTCTGATGAAATTATTCTCAAGGCAATGGGCAGAGCTATCAATAAAACTGTGATGATTGCTGAACTAATAAAGGTGAGATAATTTTTCTGTGTGGCATATGCATGTGCTTCATGTGTGCATGAGCATTTGTGTCTATACTTATTTGCTGACaaagctcttcttcttccagaGAAGGATTGCTGGTCTCCATCAGAATACTTCTATTGGATCAACTGATATTACTGACGTGTATGAGCCCCTGGAAGAAGGCCTGGATCGGTATGAAACCATATAATCTTCTATGTTTCTAAGCGTATGCTaatgtgaatttttttatttcccgCTTGATATTTATTTGAGTGGTTGTGTCTTCTGCTGCAGTGTAGAGAGTACTCGGCATGTTTCAATGATCACTATTACTTTGTCGAAGACGGAGCTTCATACATCCTCTACAGGGTAAGTCATTTAGATTTCTGTTTGGATGCTATGGATGGTGTATTTATGGTGTATCATGAGTGTCCCGTTCTGGTCATAAGTGATCtggttttttacttttttaaatttggtaACTTTTATTTGTCACTTGAATCATACGTAAGGTCCAATGTATCCTGAGGAATAACATTACTGGTGATTGGTGCCTAGAATTCCAATTATATCAAGCCAGCTAGAGCCTGGAGATGCACAAACATTGCGTTTTTATGTGATAAAATTCATGGTGTTTGTGTAAGTATGTGGTTTGATAGATTGTGTCTGGATCCAGGACAAAAATacattagaaattttttttttattctgtGTGATTAAGCTATGATCTTGATTCCCTATATGGTTTTTAGAGCAtccctaattttcttttatttactGGAAATGGAATACAGATACCAACCCCCTCTTCCGGCTGACCAAGTGAAGCCATTGAATGATTTTGAGGATAATGGAGGTGATAGATATGTTATTGTTTATGTCTATGAAGTTACTTCTATGTATAACAACTTCAATATATTGGTTTGTGATGTGTCTTCCATATAATGATTTGATTTCATGAAAATCAGAGGGTTCACCTAGATTCCGAGGCAGGAGTCGTGGTGGCCGAGGACGAGCTAGGGATAGAGGTATTCCTCTCTGCtctaaaattatttatgtatttttgtcACGAG
Protein-coding regions in this window:
- the LOC18779195 gene encoding ribonuclease P protein subunit p25-like protein isoform X1, with product MDKFQRVEKPKTEAAPINENEIRITAQGRMRNYITYATTLLQEKGSDEIILKAMGRAINKTVMIAELIKRRIAGLHQNTSIGSTDITDVYEPLEEGLDRVESTRHVSMITITLSKTELHTSSTGYQPPLPADQVKPLNDFEDNGEGSPRFRGRSRGGRGRARDRGNYNGVGDYNGDGWDGGRGYGGRGRGRGRGGSFRGRGRGYGQSGGYYDYVDGAPAQGRGLAGRGRGRGRGRGRGRNTRLEGQAPAA
- the LOC18779195 gene encoding ribonuclease P protein subunit p25-like protein isoform X2, with amino-acid sequence MDKFQRVEKPKTEAAPINENEIRITAQGRMRNYITYATTLLQEKGSDEIILKAMGRAINKTVMIAELIKRRIAGLHQNTSIGSTDITDVYEPLEEGLDRVESTRHVSMITITLSKTELHTSSTGYQPPLPADQVKPLNDFEDNGEGSPRFRGRSRGGRGRARDRGNYNGVGDYNGDGWDGGRGYGGRGRGRGRGGSFRGRGRGYGQSGGYYDYVDGAPAQGRGRGRGRGRGRGRGRNTRLEGQAPAA